Proteins encoded by one window of Elaeis guineensis isolate ETL-2024a chromosome 12, EG11, whole genome shotgun sequence:
- the LOC105055264 gene encoding uncharacterized protein: MNDPSQMMNRSFGVWQPSLPPPPPTALDDPMGFQNPRPVFAAGVAGGAKPGRMNWKSKKAADKWKKAAAAGAPGGVVSGGGGAGAGGSGYKPPALKELQFQNRVKARRFYPKKKFTRFAPFAPRNTTSFIIRAKKAGGIASLVSPCPVTPAILPTPKFSPTREGLVDMAQEEWGVDGYGSMKGLIRLRSPSGHETRPAGAGDDEEDMDDGSSESDVEEHLEVERRLDHDLSRFEMVYPGEEHSGPAAYSLENRVDNQDTHIARLEEENLTLKERLFLMEREMVDMRKRLQLLEAQCGEREENNKSSNNNNNGSNDNNIDGSNNNENIPSEEAASASENIANEEASENERGGDVCSEKSAGDREESRGGGEGTPIRE; encoded by the coding sequence ATGAATGATCCGTCGCAGATGATGAACCGGAGCTTCGGTGTCTGGCAGCCATcgctgccgccgccgccgcccacGGCGTTGGACGATCCGATGGGCTTCCAGAATCCACGCCCCGTCTTCGCCGCTGGCGTTGCTGGGGGAGCCAAGCCCGGGAGGATGaattggaagagcaagaaggccGCCGATAAGTGGAAGAAGGCCGCGGCCGCCGGTGCCCCGGGTGGTGTTGTATCCGGCGGTGGTGGAGCCGGCGCCGGCGGATCTGGCTACAAGCCCCCCGCGCTGAAGGAGCTCCAGTTCCAGAACCGCGTCAAGGCCCGGAGATTCTACCCGAAGAAGAAGTTCACCCGTTTCGCACCTTTTGCTCCTCGGAATACCACCTCCTTCATCATCCGTGCCAAGAAGGCCGGCGGGATCGCGTCGCTGGTGTCGCCGTGCCCGGTGACGCCGGCGATCCTTCCGACGCCCAAGTTCTCGCCGACTCGGGAGGGCCTCGTGGACATGGCCCAGGAGGAGTGGGGTGTCGACGGGTACGGGTCCATGAAGGGCCTCATCCGCCTCCGCTCGCCGAGCGGCCACGAGACCCGTCCCGCCGGTGCGGGCGACGATGAGGAGGACATGGACGACGGGTCGAGCGAGAGTGACGTGGAGGAGCACCTGGAGGTGGAGCGGAGGCTGGACCACGACCTCAGCCGGTTCGAGATGGTGTACCCCGGCGAGGAGCACAGCGGTCCGGCGGCTTATTCGCTCGAGAACCGGGTCGACAACCAGGACACCCACATAGCACGGCTGGAGGAGGAGAATCTGACGCTAAAGGAGAGGCTTTTCTTGATGGAGAGGGAGATGGTGGAcatgaggaagaggcttcagctGCTGGAAGCCCAGTGCGGGGAGAGGGAGGAGAACAACAAAAGCagtaacaacaacaacaatggcaGCAATGACAACAATATCGACGGGAGCAATAACAATGAGAACATCCCTAGCGAGGAGGCAGCGTCGGCATCGGAGAACATTGCGAACGAGGAGGCGTCGGAGAACGAGCGAGGCGGGGATGTGTGCTCGGAGAAAAGCGCCGGTGACCGGGAAGAGAGCCGCGGTGGCGGGGAAGGGACTCCGATTAGGGAGTGA
- the LOC105055263 gene encoding quinolinate phosphoribosyltransferase [decarboxylating] 1a isoform X1 — MSGISTSSPPLFRSLAPKISTSFPSPPSPPLPSLPLSLPKTHSRRIVAMAMSGTRIPTASLEYMVVKPPSHPTYDLKSVIGLALSEDAGDRGDVTCLATVPVDMKAEAHFIAKEDGIIAGISLAEMIFNEVDLSLKVEWSQKDGNYVHKGMQFGKVYGYARSIIVAERVALNFMQRMSGIATLTKAMADAAHPACILETRKTAPGLRLVDKWAVLIGGGKNHRMGLFDMVMIKDNHISIAGGVTNAMKSVDQFLEEKNLQMPVEVETRTLEEVKEVLQYAAQNKTSLTRIMLDNMVVPLPNGDVDVTMLKDAVTLINGRFETEASGNVTLETVNKIGQTGVTYISRCLPNSMILSPKLPRVLAVDQRLRSCGWHMTCAFCIITSILHFIDQTVKIWFLEFGGLLDLRCWICCIPWLVLALFLPLLNKCGLTVQFFSKFNRIFFFFLSFFGSQFDSIFTSKENALYSLFGFNDRSKD; from the exons ATGTCCGGGATTTCGAcctcctcccctcctctctttcgTTCTCTCGCTCCCAAAATCTCCACCTCCTTCCCTTCCccaccttctcctcctcttccatcTCTTCCTTTATCGCTACCCAAAACCCACTCTCGTAGAATCGTGGCGATGGCCATGTCGGGGACTAGAATCCCGACCGCGTCGCTCGAATACATGGTCGTGAAGCCGCCATCACACCCCACGTACGATCTGAAATCCGTCATCGGCCTCGCTCTCTCCGAAGACGCCGGTGATCGAG GGGATGTAACTTGTTTAGCCACTGTTCCGGTGGACATGAAAGCAGAAGCCCACTTCATTGCAAAGGAGGATGGGATCATTGCAGGAATTTCTCTTGCAGAGATGATTTTTAATGAGGTTGATCTGTCATTAAAG GTTGAATGGTCTCAGAAAGATGGAAACTATGTTCACAAAGGCATGCAGTTTGGCAAAGTATATg GTTATGCACGCAGCATTATTGTGGCAGAAAGGGTTGCCCtcaattttatgcaaagaatGAGTGGAATAGCAACACTAACGAAG GCTATGGCAGATGCTGCACATCCTGCATGCATCTTGGAGACGAGGAAAACTGCTCCAGGCCTACGTTTGGTGGATAAGTGGGCG GTACTTATTGGTGGAGGAAAAAACCACAGGATGGGTCTATTTGATATGGTAATGATAAAAGATAACCATATATCAATAGCTGGAGGTGTGACAAATGCTATGAAATCAGTAGATCAGTTCTTGGAGGAAAAGAATCTTCAAATGCCTGTCGAG GTTGAGACAAGGACATTAGAAGAAGTAAAGGAAGTATTGCAATATGCAGCTCAAAATAAGACTTCTTTGACCCGGATAATGTTGGACAATATGGTTGTTCCTCTTCCAAATGGGGATGTGGATGTTACAATGCTTAAGGATGCAGTTACACTGATAAATGGTAGATTTGAAACTGAG GCATCTGGAAATGTCACCCTTGAAACGGTGAATAAAATTGGACAAACTGGAGTAACATACATTTCCAG ATGTCTTCCAAATAGCATGATCCTCTCACCGAAGCTTCCCCGTGTGCTTGCGGTCGACCAGAGACTGCGGAGCTGTGGATGGCATATGACATGCGCGTTTTGCATCATCACCTCTATATTGCACTTCATAGACCAAACAGTCAAAATCTGGTTCTTAGAATTTGGTGGTTTGCTGGACCTTCGATGTTGGATCTGTTGCATACCATGGCTGGTGTTGGCTCTCTTCCTACCCCTCTTAAATAAATGTGGCTTGACTGTCCAATTTTTCTCCAAATTCAatcgtatcttttttttttttttgtccttttttGGAAGCCAATTCGATAGTATCTTTACGTCAAAGGAAAATGCATTATACTCGCTGTTTGGATTCAATGATCGTAGCAAAGATTAG
- the LOC105055263 gene encoding quinolinate phosphoribosyltransferase [decarboxylating] 1a isoform X2 — translation MSGISTSSPPLFRSLAPKISTSFPSPPSPPLPSLPLSLPKTHSRRIVAMAMSGTRIPTASLEYMVVKPPSHPTYDLKSVIGLALSEDAGDRGDVTCLATVPVDMKAEAHFIAKEDGIIAGISLAEMIFNEVDLSLKVEWSQKDGNYVHKGMQFGKVYGYARSIIVAERVALNFMQRMSGIATLTKAMADAAHPACILETRKTAPGLRLVDKWAVLIGGGKNHRMGLFDMVMIKDNHISIAGGVTNAMKSVDQFLEEKNLQMPVEVETRTLEEVKEVLQYAAQNKTSLTRIMLDNMVVPLPNGDVDVTMLKDAVTLINGRFETEASGNVTLETVNKIGQTGVTYISSGALTHSVKALDISLKIDTELALQVGRRTNRA, via the exons ATGTCCGGGATTTCGAcctcctcccctcctctctttcgTTCTCTCGCTCCCAAAATCTCCACCTCCTTCCCTTCCccaccttctcctcctcttccatcTCTTCCTTTATCGCTACCCAAAACCCACTCTCGTAGAATCGTGGCGATGGCCATGTCGGGGACTAGAATCCCGACCGCGTCGCTCGAATACATGGTCGTGAAGCCGCCATCACACCCCACGTACGATCTGAAATCCGTCATCGGCCTCGCTCTCTCCGAAGACGCCGGTGATCGAG GGGATGTAACTTGTTTAGCCACTGTTCCGGTGGACATGAAAGCAGAAGCCCACTTCATTGCAAAGGAGGATGGGATCATTGCAGGAATTTCTCTTGCAGAGATGATTTTTAATGAGGTTGATCTGTCATTAAAG GTTGAATGGTCTCAGAAAGATGGAAACTATGTTCACAAAGGCATGCAGTTTGGCAAAGTATATg GTTATGCACGCAGCATTATTGTGGCAGAAAGGGTTGCCCtcaattttatgcaaagaatGAGTGGAATAGCAACACTAACGAAG GCTATGGCAGATGCTGCACATCCTGCATGCATCTTGGAGACGAGGAAAACTGCTCCAGGCCTACGTTTGGTGGATAAGTGGGCG GTACTTATTGGTGGAGGAAAAAACCACAGGATGGGTCTATTTGATATGGTAATGATAAAAGATAACCATATATCAATAGCTGGAGGTGTGACAAATGCTATGAAATCAGTAGATCAGTTCTTGGAGGAAAAGAATCTTCAAATGCCTGTCGAG GTTGAGACAAGGACATTAGAAGAAGTAAAGGAAGTATTGCAATATGCAGCTCAAAATAAGACTTCTTTGACCCGGATAATGTTGGACAATATGGTTGTTCCTCTTCCAAATGGGGATGTGGATGTTACAATGCTTAAGGATGCAGTTACACTGATAAATGGTAGATTTGAAACTGAG GCATCTGGAAATGTCACCCTTGAAACGGTGAATAAAATTGGACAAACTGGAGTAACATACATTTCCAG CGGAGCATTGACACACTCTGTGAAAGCGCTTGATATCTCCCTCAAAATAGACACAGAGCTTGCCCTCCAGGTTGGAAGGCGTACAAACCGAGCCTAA
- the LOC105055263 gene encoding quinolinate phosphoribosyltransferase [decarboxylating] 1a isoform X3, giving the protein MSGISTSSPPLFRSLAPKISTSFPSPPSPPLPSLPLSLPKTHSRRIVAMAMSGTRIPTASLEYMVVKPPSHPTYDLKSVIGLALSEDAGDRGDVTCLATVPVDMKAEAHFIAKEDGIIAGISLAEMIFNEVDLSLKVEWSQKDGNYVHKGMQFGKVYGYARSIIVAERVALNFMQRMSGIATLTKAMADAAHPACILETRKTAPGLRLVDKWAVLIGGGKNHRMGLFDMVMIKDNHISIAGGVTNAMKSVDQFLEEKNLQMPVEVETRTLEEVKEVLQYAAQNKTSLTRIMLDNMVVPLPNGDVDVTMLKDAVTLINGRFETEASGNVTLETVNKIGQTGVTYISRWIFFWLDPSHS; this is encoded by the exons ATGTCCGGGATTTCGAcctcctcccctcctctctttcgTTCTCTCGCTCCCAAAATCTCCACCTCCTTCCCTTCCccaccttctcctcctcttccatcTCTTCCTTTATCGCTACCCAAAACCCACTCTCGTAGAATCGTGGCGATGGCCATGTCGGGGACTAGAATCCCGACCGCGTCGCTCGAATACATGGTCGTGAAGCCGCCATCACACCCCACGTACGATCTGAAATCCGTCATCGGCCTCGCTCTCTCCGAAGACGCCGGTGATCGAG GGGATGTAACTTGTTTAGCCACTGTTCCGGTGGACATGAAAGCAGAAGCCCACTTCATTGCAAAGGAGGATGGGATCATTGCAGGAATTTCTCTTGCAGAGATGATTTTTAATGAGGTTGATCTGTCATTAAAG GTTGAATGGTCTCAGAAAGATGGAAACTATGTTCACAAAGGCATGCAGTTTGGCAAAGTATATg GTTATGCACGCAGCATTATTGTGGCAGAAAGGGTTGCCCtcaattttatgcaaagaatGAGTGGAATAGCAACACTAACGAAG GCTATGGCAGATGCTGCACATCCTGCATGCATCTTGGAGACGAGGAAAACTGCTCCAGGCCTACGTTTGGTGGATAAGTGGGCG GTACTTATTGGTGGAGGAAAAAACCACAGGATGGGTCTATTTGATATGGTAATGATAAAAGATAACCATATATCAATAGCTGGAGGTGTGACAAATGCTATGAAATCAGTAGATCAGTTCTTGGAGGAAAAGAATCTTCAAATGCCTGTCGAG GTTGAGACAAGGACATTAGAAGAAGTAAAGGAAGTATTGCAATATGCAGCTCAAAATAAGACTTCTTTGACCCGGATAATGTTGGACAATATGGTTGTTCCTCTTCCAAATGGGGATGTGGATGTTACAATGCTTAAGGATGCAGTTACACTGATAAATGGTAGATTTGAAACTGAG GCATCTGGAAATGTCACCCTTGAAACGGTGAATAAAATTGGACAAACTGGAGTAACATACATTTCCAG GTGGATCTTTTTTTGGCTAGACCCTTCTCACTCATGA
- the LOC105055262 gene encoding nudix hydrolase 23, chloroplastic: MLRSLHLLLGFGVVAPFLLQGKPRSLAAFPSTAALSNPRGLSSTLPIARSRYGACFRAFRMSSGSSGDSETSPAADVGSGQAVALPVVHKPKVRFCQACGSPTKQVIPDGEEKIRAVCTVCGRIHYENPKMVVGCLVEHDDKVLLCKRKIEPSYGLWTLPAGYLEIGESAADGACRETLEEACAEVEILSPFAQLDIPRIGQSYVIFRARLRLPHFSPGPESLECALFALDDIPFDSLAFSSIIVTLKMYIQDKKAGKLKFHYCTINKRPGASPSDPLGFDVDHHLHS, translated from the exons ATGCTCAGATCCCTCCACCTTCTTCTCGGATTTGGGGTCGTCGCTCCGTTCCTCCTCCAAGGCAAGCCTCGTAGCCTCGCCGCCTTCCCCTCGACCGCGGCCCTCTCCAATCCTCGAGGACTCTCCTCCACTCTCCCCATCGCTCGCTCTCGCTACGGTGCCTGTTTCAGGGCCTTTCGGATGTCTTCCGGTTCTTCCGGTGATTCGGAGACGAGCCCCGCCGCTGATGTGGGCTCCGGGCAGGCGGTGGCGCTGCCCGTG GTACATAAGCCCAAAGTCCGCTTCTGTCAGGCTTGTGGGAGCCCAACTAAGCAAGTTATACCGGATGGGGAAGAAAAGATCAGAGCAGTTTGCACGGTCTGTGGGAGAATCCACTATGAAAACCCAAAAATG GTTGTTGGTTGCTTAGTGGAGCATGATGACAAGGTTTTGCTATGCAAACGCAAAATTGAGCCGTCGTATGGTCTATG GACTCTTCCTGCTGGTTATTTGGAAATTGGGGAGTCAGCTGCAGACGGAGCATGCAGGGAAACCTTGGAAGAAGCATGTGCTGAAGTGGAAATACTTTCACCATTTGCTCAGTTAGATATTCCTCGCATTGGCCAA AGTTACGTCATATTCCGAGCAAGACTAAGGCTACCCCATTTTTCACCAGGCCCTGAGTCACTAGAATGTGCACTTTTTGCATTGGATGACATACCATTTGATTCCCTAGCATTTTCATCAATCATTGTCACCTTAAAAatg TACATTCAAGATAAAAAAGCTGGAAAACTCAAGTTTCATTATTGCACCATAAATAAAAG ACCAGGAGCGAGCCCATCTGACCCCCTTGGTTTTGATGTGGACCACCATTTGCATTCATGA
- the LOC105055261 gene encoding metal tolerance protein C2 → MEDQAASRESLGVESASKFPPPRSSSSGHRIPEGEPAQRQWSGDYGLSAGDRRFAFSRQSSFRQSFHRSQSDPQTPVSSQGNHSFRPYLSRSDSSISIPPWEIDGYGVGYSKFSLKGDGEGHQKLTVLQLMLSLVGAIRSGNRPMKRLALMISLNVAYSTAELLIGVLTGRVGLVSDAFHLTFGCGLLTFSLFSMAASRRKPDEVYTYGYKRLEVLSAFTNALFLLFMSFSLAVEALHAFIQDESEHKHYLIVSAVTNLLVNLLGVWFFRAYARVNIVYRKAEDMNYHSVCLHVLSDSIRSAGLILASWFLTLGVENAEVLCLGLVSVAVFMVVLPLFKATGGILLQMAPANVSPSAFSKCWRQVTALEDVSEVSQARFWELVPGHAIGSLLIQVKRGANDGPILHYVHGLYHDLGVQDLTVQMEYT, encoded by the exons ATGGAGGACCAGGCGGCTTCCCGCGAATCCCTCGGCGTTGAATCCGCCTCCAAGTTTCCTCCTCCGAGGAGCTCGTCCTCCGGCCACCGGATCCCCGAAGGAGAGCCGGCTCAGCGCCAGTGGAGTGGGGACTACGGCCTCAGCGCCGGGGATCGGAGGTTCGCCTTCTCTCGCCAGTCCTCCTTCCGCCAATCGTTCCACCGGAGTCAATCCGACCCTCAGACGCCGGTTTCGTCCCAGGGGAACCACTCGTTCCGGCCGTATCTCTCCCGGAGTGATTCCAGTATCAGTATTCCGCCATGGGAGATCGATGGCTATGGTGTAGGCTACTCCAAATTCTCTTTGAAAGGGGATGGAGAGGGACATCAGAAGCTCACAGTGCTTCAATTGATGTTATCTTTGGTTGGGGCGATAAGGTCGGGGAATCGGCCGATGAAGCGGCTGGCTTTGATGATATCGCTCAATGTTGCGTATTCGACAGCAGAGTTGTTGATTGGCGTTCTTACGGGGCGTGTAG GTTTGGTATCTGATGCCTTCCATTTGACATTTGGTTGTGGCCTTTTAACATTTTCGTTATTTTCCATGGCTGCGTCTCGTAGGAAACCTGATGAGGTCTATACATATGG GTACAAAAGGTTAGAAGTATTGTCCGCTTTTACAAATGCT CTGTTTCTTCTTTTTATGTCATTTTCATTAGCAGTGGAAGCACTACATGCATTCATCCAAGATGAATCTGAGCACAA GCACTACCTAATCGTTTCAGCAGTGACCAATCTTTTGGTGAATCTACTTGGTGTTTGGTTCTTTCGGGCCTATGCTCGTGTTAATATTG TTTACAGGAAAGCTGAGGATATGAACTACCACTCCGTCTGCCTTCATGTTCTTTCAGATTCAATCCGGAG TGCAGGTTTGATCCTGGCATCATGGTTTCTGACTTTGGG GGTTGAGAATGCAGAAGTTCTATGCTTGGGACTAGTTTCAGTTGCGGTGTTCATGGTTGTCCTGCCACTGTTCAAAGCAACTGGCGGCATCTTGCTCCAAATGGCTCCTGCCAATGTTTCCCCTTCTGCCTTCAGCAAATGCTGGAGACAG GTAACTGCTCTTGAGGATGTTTCTGAAGTTTCTCAAGCTCGGTTTTGGGAACTGGTGCCTGGTCATGCCATTGGGTCTTTGTTAATACAG